In Tripterygium wilfordii isolate XIE 37 chromosome 23, ASM1340144v1, whole genome shotgun sequence, one genomic interval encodes:
- the LOC119992689 gene encoding receptor-like protein 15 — MWVSIDDGWCHGCWEQERLALLQLKPIFNQLNWLEGEETSDCCKWERVECSPATGRVITLSLYGGRGLGLDLPVLYINASLFLPFEELEKLYLWSNNIVGCIENEGPEMRFQILSSRLRNLELLGLSNNEFNNSILSSLHGLSSLRFLYLENNQLKGTIHSHELDGLNNLEELDMSGNKIEGFRSLQGKPILDKLKVLNLDYNQLKGTIHSHEFDGLNNLEELHMWGNKIEGFRSLQGKRSLNKLKVLDLSYNELKGTIDSLEFDGLNNLEELYMSGNKIEGFRSLQGSQQINTSIQMQSLGSIPNLRTLDLSYNYFNGTTTTQELGNLSALEELWLDGSTLRTDFLQSIGSLTSLNVLSLESCGLKGILPNEGWCELKNLQGLDLYSNELEGTLPPCLGNLSSLRYMDISSNQFNGNLASTPIPNLISLEFLNLRRNHIEVPMSLKPLANLSNLTDFSADNIVLDLDSQFWTPRFQLKTLIFGSSLFNKSKPHLPNFLYYQNDLEGIYLSGCEFGGVFPN, encoded by the exons ATGTGGGTATCAATAGATGATGGGTGGTGCCATGGGTGTTGGGAGCAGGAGAGGCTTGCGCTCTTACAACTCAAACCTATATTCAATCAACTAAACTGGTTGGAGGGTGAGGAGACTTCAGACTGTTGTAAGTGGGAAAGGGTTGAGTGTAGTCCTGCCACAGGGCGAGTGATTACACTCTCCCTTTATGGAGGTAGAGGATTAGGATTGGACTTACCGGTGTTGTATATCAATGCCTCTCTGTTTCTCCCGTTTGAAGAATTGGAAAAACTATACTTATGGTCCAATAACATAGTTGGTTGCATTGAGAATGAAGGTCCTGAAATGC GATTTCAAATATTGTCATCAAGGTTGAGAAATCTGGAGTTGCTTGGCTTGAGCAATAACGAGTTCAATAATAGCATACTATCATCTCTTCATGGTCTTTCTTCCTTAAGATTTTTATATCTGGAAAACAATCAATTGAAGGGAACAATTCATAGCCATG AATTGGACGGTCTGAACAACTTGGAGGAGTTAGATATGAGCGGGAATAAGATTGAAGGCTTTAGATCTCTTCAAG GCAAACCAATTTTGGACAAGTTGAAAGTTCTTAATCTGGATTACAATCAATTGAAGGGAACAATTCATAGCCATG AATTCGACGGTCTGAACAACTTGGAGGAGTTACATATGTGGGGGAATAAGATTGAAGGCTTTAGATCTCTTCAAG GCAAAAGAAGTTTGAACAAGTTGAAAGTTCTTGATCTGAGTTACAATGAATTGAAGGGAACAATTGATAGCCTTG AATTCGACGGTTTGAACAACTTGGAGGAGTTATATATGAGCGGGAATAAGATTGAAGGCTTTAGATCTCTTCAAG GAAGCCAACAGATCAATACAAGCATTCAGATGCAATCATTAGGGTCAATCCCAAACCTCAGGACACTAGATCTTTCATATAACTACTTCAATGGAACAACAACTACTCAAG agttgggcaatttgagCGCGCTGGAAGAATTGTGGCTGGATGGTTCTACTCTACGCACAGACTTTCTCCAAAGCATTGGATCATTGACTTCTCTCAACGTTTTAAGTTTGGAAAGTTGTGGACTCAAGGGAATCCTGCCGAATGAAG GCTGGTGCGAATTGAAGAACTTGCAAGGCCTTGATCTCTATTCAAATGAACTTGAAGGGACACTCCCACCATGTTTAGGAAACTTGTCATCTCTTCGATATATGGATATCTCTTCCAATCAATTCAATGGAAATCTTGCCTCCACTCCCATACCCAATCTCATTTCTCTTGAATTCCTCAATCTTAGACGTAATCACATTGAAGTCCCGATGTCATTAAAGCCATTGGCAAATCTCTCAAATCTTACGGATTTCTCTGCTGATAACATTGTTCTAGATCTTGATAGCCAATTCTGGACTCCAAGATTTCAACTAAAGACATTGATCTTTGGTAGCTCTCTattcaataaatcaaaaccACATCTTCCCAATTTCCTCTATTATCAAAATGATTTGGAGGGGATTTATCTATCCGGTTGTGAGTTTGGAGGTGTGTTCCCAAATTGA
- the LOC119993580 gene encoding receptor-like protein 13 encodes MSGNFFHGEIPASLGEMESLTYLDLSNNHLSGSIPTSFSQLQHLSYVYLNNNRLRGRLAHNFLINSSIVVVDLRDNSFSGIIPSWIGNLSSLGVLLLRANEFHGEIPITLCNLTQLSFLDLSSNNLSGHLPPCLSHLNFEARENNTLVHHFPSQWDEVVEFMVKSSSLNYSGMILNYMFGIDLSCNNFSGEIPLEFGNLSNIKSLNLSHNNLTGQIPITFANLKQIESLDLSYNYLIGLVPPQLTELNSIEVFSVAHNNLSGPLPDRKGQFITFDESCYEGNPFLCGLPLTKSCKEIVSALPSPNAFLGEDVDDGFMDNNVFYVSFVVSYIMVLLGIAAVLYINPYWRRAWFYRIEECITACYYFMEDNFWSV; translated from the coding sequence ATGTCTGGAAATTTTTTCCACGGAGAGATCCCTGCTAGCTTGGGTGAGATGGAGTCATTAACATATTTGGACTTATCAAACAATCATCTGTCTGGCTCTATACCAACTTCCTTCAGCCAGTTACAACATCTCAGTTATGTCTATTTAAATAATAACAGATTGCGAGGTCGATTAGCACACAATTTTCTTATCAACTCCTCTATTGTGGTGGTAGACCTTAGAGATAACAGCTTCAGCGGCATCATTCCAAGTTGGATCGGCAATCTCTCAAGTTTGGGTGTTCTTCTTTTGCGAGCGAACGAGTTCCATGGTGAGATTCCAATTACCTTATGCAATCTAACCCAATTAAGCTTCTTGGATCTTTCCTCGAATAATTTATCAGGTCATCTACCTCCCTGTTTGAgtcatttgaattttgaagctAGAGAAAACAACACCTTGGTACATCATTTTCCATCCCAGTGGGACGAAGTTGTGGAGTTTATGGTAAAGAGTAGCTCGCTTAATTACTCGGGAATGATCCTCAATTACATGTTCGGAATTGATCTATCTTGCAACAATTTCTCCGGTGAAATCCcacttgagtttggaaacttaAGCAATATCAAATCTCTGAATCTATCACACAACAATCTGACGGGTCAAATCCCCATAACATTCGCAAACTTGAAGCAGATTGAGAGTTTGGATCTTTCATACAACTACTTGATTGGTCTAGTCCCTCCTCAGCTTACAGAGTTGAACTCTATAGAAGTTTTCAGCGTGGCACACAACAACTTGTCAGGTCCACTTCCAGACAGGAAAGGCCAGTTTATAACCTTTGACGAAAGTTGTTATGAGGGAAACCCTTTTCTCTGTGGACTTCCATTGACTAAAAGTTGCAAAGAGATTGTTTCTGCATTACCATCTCCAAATGCCTTTCTTGGAGAGGATGTAGATGATGGTTTCATGGATAACAATGTTTTCTATGTGAGTTTTGTGGTGTCTTATATTATGGTACTATTGGGAATAGCGGCAGTTCTATACATAAATCCGTATTGGCGACGAGCATGGTTTTATCGAATTGAAGAGTGCATCACCGCTTGCTATTATTTCATGGAGGACAATTTCTGGAGTGTGTAG